In Lysobacter sp. FW306-1B-D06B, the sequence CCTACATCCGGACCTGGCAGGGATGGCTCTACCTGGCCGTCGTCGTGGACCTCTTCTCGCGCAAGGTCGTTGGCTGGGCCGTCAAGCCGACGATTCATCGAGAGCTGGTCCTGGAAGCTGTCTCGAAGGCCGTTCGTTCTCGGCGCCCCCGAAAGACCTTGATCCACTCGGATCAGGGAACGCAGTATGGAAGTGATGCATGGCGTCGCTTTTGCAAGGCCAACCATCTCGAGCCAAGCATGAGCAGGCGGGCGAACTGCTGGGACAACGCAGTCGCCGAATCCTTCTTCGGAAGCTTGAAGAAGGAGCGAATCAAGAAGCGCATCTATGCGGACCGCCAAGCGGCTGCCTTGGACGTATCCGAGTACATTGAGGGCTTCTACAATCCGATTCGTCGGCATAGCCACCTAGGTGGCGTTAGCCCCATCGAGTTCGAAGCGGCACATCGGCCCTGCCGCTCACGTGTCCACTAAATCCTGGTAACTCCAGATAGTGAAGTCGGACCAGCACTGAGCTCGAAGTCTCATTCCTCGACCCGTAGCTTCGGTTTCCTCCCTGCCCTGCGACATTCGCCGGGGGCCTAACGCCTCCTGCATCCTTTAGTGCGCCACTCGCCGAAGCGCACAAGCCGCAAAGGGACCTGCAAGCGCCAGTACGTTCCAGTTCTTAGGTGAGCCTGGACGGCCCCAGGTTTCGGCTTGTTGATCGTCGCGGATCCATAACGAAACCCAATCAAGCCAACCCAGGCTCCACCGTTGTTGGAGAGGGCTTCTCGAGCCTTCTGCATCCGGTTTCGGATCATTCGGAGGGCCTTTTGCTTGATGACCGCCTACCATCGCGAGCCTTATCGGAGAGCCTGCTGACCTAACGCTCCGTAGGATCTCGCATCGGAGACAGAGAATGGGTTGGATTGAGCTACTCCTGGTTGGCCTGACAACTTTCACCGGTCTTGTCTGTCTGCTCGATGTGCTGGTACTCGCGAAGCGTCGCAGGGCGCGCGAAGGTCTACTAGACGACGGCGAGGAATCGCTCGTCATCGATTACTCCAAGGCACTCTTTCCAGTGCTAGCGTTGATGTTGATCCTGCGGAGTTTCATTGCAGAGCCATTTCGCATCCCCTCCAATTCAATGATGCCGACCCTACTGACGGGCGACTTCATCTTGGTGAACAAGTTCACCTACGGCTTGCGCCTGCCGATCACGAACAAGAAGGTCGTCGACCTGGGCGAGCCCCAGCGCGGCGATGTGGTGGTCTTTCGCCCGCCCCACCACCCCAATCAAGACTGGATCAAGCGCGTAATCGGCCTGCCCGGCGACCACATCGGATATCACGACAACCAGCTCACAGTGAACGGGCACGTGCTACGCAATTTCCCGATCGGCATGTACCAGGGCACCGGCAACGGCGCAGAGATGACCGGCGCCGAGGAGTTTCGCGAGAACTTGCTTGGTCGCGAGCACAGCGTCCTGGAGCGCACCAATGTGGCGTTCCGCGACCAACTAGAAGGCGACTGGGTCGTGCCGGAAGGTCAGTATTTCGTGATGGGCGATAACCGCGACAACAGCGACGACAGCCGATACTGGGGCTTCCTGCCGGAGCGGAGCCTGCGCGGCAAGGCTTTCCTGATCTGGATGAACTTCGATGGCGGCGTGGACACCGGGCGCCTAGGCACCCGGATCCAGTAGCTTCTTACATTGCGGCCAAGCTCATCTGGCGTTGGACGGTGCTTTCACCCAATCGGTTGAGCAGATTTCGGAGTGCGTCACGCTCAAAGGGGCCCTATTCCTCGGCCGATTTGAGGATGTAGCGGTGAATGAGCGTGGAAGGGTAGTTGTCGCCGAAGTCTTCATGGCGCGCATCGAGGGCACCCACACCTGGCGCCGAGATTGCCGAGATCGACTGGTTTCTTCCGGGAGGCCCGTGGCCAAGGCTCATAGCGCCGCTCACTGCGCGTGGAGTCTTTCCGGTACTCGAAGGTAAGCCCGCATGAAGCTTGCAGAGGCATAGCTTGGGGATTCTGCGCGAAGATCATTCTCATCGGCGCAGGCTGGCTGTTCGAAGATGCCGCCGGAGGAGAAGGCGTCAGCGCCTAACTGTAGATCAATTAGTGAGTTGACCCTTCTAGTGTCAACGCTTGGCTCGCTAGTCGGGGGCTGCGCGGCGAAGCTGCCGGAGTCGCAGCCACCTAATGAGGCTTGCGACTTGCCTTCCTCTCGCAGCTCTCGTTTGCAGAAGACGAGCTCCTGCGAATCGCAGCTTAGTGCCTAAGCGCGATGCTGCCCCTCGTTTGGACTTGAAGGATCTCACCGTTGAGGGGCCGAACAAGACGGGCGGCAACAAGAGACACCTGACGCTGACCAGTATCAATTCTGTGCATCTAGGATCGCACCTGGATAACGCGTAGGCCAGTGAAGGTGTAGGCGTGTATGGATGGGGGTTCACAAACGAAAGCGAAGCGGAGGCCTCGTACCGACTTGAGTGAAGTCTTCGGTGACGGCACCAGACGCTACAGGGTGTGCCTGGTTGGGATCGATGTTGTATTGCTTCGGAGCGCTCCGAGCTCGAGCAAATTGCTACGAACGGTCGGAAGCCCTTAACAGCGCGTTCGGATCGGTATCTTGACCCGCCGGTCGTGATGAAGCTTGGGCCGCAAGTGCCTACTGAGCGCCAGTCTCACCGCCAAGCATCGCCAGCAACAACAACGCGGCCGAGAACGAGCTCTGTGATCTATTCATGGTTTTCTCTCAGATGGCTCATACTGTACTGCCGGCTCGGCCGGCGGGTGCGTAATGGCATACCCGCTGAAACGCCATGTACCCCGCTCGTCCAGGTGAAATGCCACCATTTCCCGACCGACCTTCCGGTTGGCGAAGCGCACCTCAAACTCGACATTCGCATACGCGCCCGGCGGTGTCTGCGCACTGGCCTCGACCGTGTAGCGGCTGACCGACGCCCAGCGTCGTTCCGTTAGCGCGCCGTACGACCCACGTTGAGCGGTGACCGTGTCCAGGAACGTCGCTCGACCGATGACCCGCTTCATCACCGGGGATGCCTGATCCCAGGCTTGGCCGACCTGATTCGTGCCCATAAGCTGCGCCAATTCCAACGCGGCCTTGACCAGCTCATTGGCATCGGTGTGGTCCGAGATCAGTTCAGGTGCGACCTCAAAACCTTTCGAATCGTCGTTGTTACTGTGGTCCAATTGGGCGGGGGAATCAGGCTCCAGCGGAACTGGTCCGATCGCCGCACCGATCGTTGGCGCGAGCGGCTTGTCTCCACTCATCAACCGGCCGAGCCATTTGCACATTTGCAGCCCCTTCCGGGAGAGATGCCCGTTGAGTTCGTGGGCAGGCTAAACGGTTCTCGACGCCTGGTCATTGTCGATGGCGTCGATGACTGCATTCAATGTATGGGCAGCGGTGGCTGGGGCGAATCCGGTCGCCACCCAGCCTAGGCTACAGCTGCGCAGGTTTGCGGCTGATAGTACCGCTTGATTGAACGCGAGAGCCAGGCGGTTTCGGCCACAAGCACGCATGCACCGGCTCCGTTCTTATTGACGGATCGCCCAGGCGTGGATCTCGCAAGCTTCGTTTGAGAGACCACCACCGCTACTGCGGGGCGATCTCCCGCGACCCAGGCTCCATTAGGGCCTTGCGAGCTGTTCTTGGGCAGGGCGCGCGCGGAATGATTCAAAGAAGCGGTCCGCGATGGGGGACGCGGCCGTAGCGGTGAGCGTTGTCAGTTGGCAGAGCTTTCCATTCACGTAT encodes:
- a CDS encoding IS3 family transposase, whose product is MSSKKVPSRTRRAYQFIQSHRNEFSIQMMCRLLGVARAGYYAWLDHPVSDRAQEDARLLSLIRASFTASHGIYGAPRVLQDLRERGESCSKHRVARLMRENGLQALHGYRIRHIPVAKPNALIPNLLQRQFTASRPNEAWVTDITYIRTWQGWLYLAVVVDLFSRKVVGWAVKPTIHRELVLEAVSKAVRSRRPRKTLIHSDQGTQYGSDAWRRFCKANHLEPSMSRRANCWDNAVAESFFGSLKKERIKKRIYADRQAAALDVSEYIEGFYNPIRRHSHLGGVSPIEFEAAHRPCRSRVH
- the lepB gene encoding signal peptidase I, whose translation is MGWIELLLVGLTTFTGLVCLLDVLVLAKRRRAREGLLDDGEESLVIDYSKALFPVLALMLILRSFIAEPFRIPSNSMMPTLLTGDFILVNKFTYGLRLPITNKKVVDLGEPQRGDVVVFRPPHHPNQDWIKRVIGLPGDHIGYHDNQLTVNGHVLRNFPIGMYQGTGNGAEMTGAEEFRENLLGREHSVLERTNVAFRDQLEGDWVVPEGQYFVMGDNRDNSDDSRYWGFLPERSLRGKAFLIWMNFDGGVDTGRLGTRIQ
- a CDS encoding DUF4019 domain-containing protein, which codes for MCKWLGRLMSGDKPLAPTIGAAIGPVPLEPDSPAQLDHSNNDDSKGFEVAPELISDHTDANELVKAALELAQLMGTNQVGQAWDQASPVMKRVIGRATFLDTVTAQRGSYGALTERRWASVSRYTVEASAQTPPGAYANVEFEVRFANRKVGREMVAFHLDERGTWRFSGYAITHPPAEPAVQYEPSERKP